GATAACCCGTAAAAAGGTAATAATTAACTAGCCAATGCAGATCTTGCATCAGTGAAATTAATTCTTTTGGAAAAACCATTGTAGCTGTTAAGCAACCTCGTGGGGTTCTATCACCTCCAGACCTAGTTTCTTAGCTTCAGCAATAATCCTTTTAACTCGGAACTTTTCCTGTTTTTGTTTGGCTTTTTCAAAGGATGTTTCATCGTAATCAGCATCATTTTTTAACAGGTTGTAAATTATTACGAGAACTTTTCTGGCTAATGCAACAAGAGCTTTTTTGGCGCCACGGCGTTGTTTGATTTTCCAATACCAGGATGATAAGTAGCTTTGACGTATTCGGGTGATGCACCAAGCAACTTCACATAGGATCCGTTTTAAATAGGTGTTACCGTTGGTGGTACGAGTGGACTTTTTTTTCCTGCACTTTCATTGTTACCGGGGCTTAAGCCCGCCCAGGAACAGATATGTTCAGCGGTTTTAAAACGACTCATATCAATTCCGATTTCCGCCAAAATGGCTGCTGCTGCAGTTTTATCAATGCCCGGTATGCCGTCTAGTTGCTCTAGTTGTCTTTGATACTGAGCCAGTTTTTCTTCTAAGTTTTGCTCTACTTGACGGAGATGCTCGTAATGCTGATCTAGCCAACCTAACAATAGCTTTAGAAACTCTCTTTGATGAACATCCATTTTGCCATTGACAGCCTGTTTGATCTCATGGAGCTTATTCTTAGCACGCCCCTTTACAAAATTCTCTACTTCCCGGGCGGATATTTTCCCATGGTGGCTAAGATGATCCATAATCGCCCGGCCCGATACGCCGAAGATATCGGTCAGGAAGGTAGAGAGCTTAAAGCCGCAGCTTTGTAAGTGTTTTTCGATCCGGTTTTTCTGTGACGTAATTTCCTCGATGATACTTTTGCGGTACCGGGTCAGATTACGGAGTTCCCGGATTGGTTTGGAGGGAACAAAACTTCCTTCTAATAATCCGGCACGCAAAAGGGTAGCTATCCATTCGGCGTCCTTCATGTCGGTCTTTTTACCGGGTACATTTTTCATATGCCGGGCATTGGCAACAATCAAAACCATACTGCCGTCAAAGGCTTCTTCCAACACGTTATATACAGGCTGCCAATAGATGCCGGTGCTTTCCATTGCAACATGCCGACAGTTCTCATTTTCTAGCCAAACTTTCATTTCATCTAGCCCGGCAAGAAGGGTGGAAAAGGTGCGGATGGTTTTAACCGGTTCCCCGTCAACATTGCCTTTTAATAGGCAGGCTACAACCGTTTCTTTGTGGACATCAAGACCACAACATATTTCCAGGATGTCTTGCATGTAACTCACTCCTGCTCCAAAGAATTTCAGGGATGATTGCTCGAGAAATAAAGATTTTAGTACCCGTGCTGTTCCCAAGTCCTTAAGAACAAGGGGCGACAATTGGCTGTGCTCAAAAGCAATCAAGTTAGGTTATTTAACGAGGTTATACCATCAAAATAAAATCAACCTTTGTCCCTGATAATTTCAATGTAGCAAAAAATCCAACCTTTGCAATAACTTAGCTAATTTTCATGATTGGTTGTGCCTTCCAGGCATGGGTGGTTATTTAGTAATTCTAACTAAAAACGAATCTTATGCATATTTTGTATGACTAGCTTTTGCGTCTCTTAGATCTTCAAACTCAATAGTATTGTCATGTTCCTCTACATAAGCCTTTATTTCTTCAAGAGACATAACTATTCCTCCTTTCCTGTATGTTAATTGCAGGCCCTGCAATATTAGTATTCAATATTTCTAAAATATTGCTTCTTATAGCTTCATTAACCAAGTTATAAAAAGTTGTTTCTTCTACAGCAATATCTTTTTTCATTAATGAAGTTAGAATTTCCGAGGTACTAGAATTACCGCTAAAAAGCTTTAAAAGCATATAACTAAATCTATTTACTCTCATCACATTACCTGTATTTTGGTTAAACAGATAAATCTTACTATTAACATCGGAATCGTAAATTAATAGTTTGTTGTTAAATCTTAAATACTGTTTCCGCAAATCCATATCTATTTCTATTGGCAAGATTACGGAAGGCTCTAAAATTCGGAAATATAATAAGTCTTCTAAAATCTGTACGGTTTCTTCATCAAAATTTAAAATTTCCTTAATTGTAAGACCAGCTTTAATGGATTCAACAATTGAATGCAGATTAAAATCTAATTGGTAAACTGTTTGATTTTCATAATTATAAAAAATATAATTTTTCTTGGGCTTCACCTCAACGTTTAGAATATCGTAATTTAGGTCAATAACAGATATGTTTTTATTTAATTTCAATGAAAGCTCTCCTGGCAATTTTCCCAATCTATGCCTTACTTTTAAATCAATATGATCATAGATTTCAGCATTATTAGCTGCATATAAAAACTTTTCTTCTTCTGATGTAAATTCTTTATTAATTTCGTAAAACGGCTTATACCCCATTGCTTCAAATGATAGATAAGTTTTTTTTTGTATATAAATTAACTATATCTGCTGCTTCTTGCGGTGTAAAGCCTACTTTCGACTTATATTGAAAATGTATAGTTAAATCCTCTTCTCCCGGGTCAACCAATTCTATATGGTATTCACTAGGGTTTAACCATACATGGGAGTATTTATCAAGCCCAAAAGTATCAAACCCTCTTGTTGAATACTTATTTGCATGAAATATTTATCTAAAGGAAAACCATCGAAATTAGGAATTGTAAATTTAGCAGCCTCAGTAGTTGAGATTTCATTTTTAATTAACTTTCCATCATTAATAAAATATAAGTTGGGTACATTTGAAAAATCACTTTTATGCTCCAATGCTTCAATTAGACGTAAGCGTAAAATAAAACCCACCTTGAAAGCAGGGCGGGCTTTGTGTAAATCTTATTTTTGAATGCGGCAGCCTGACGGCAAGGTGCTCGACCAGGGAAGCAACTCATCTAAGGCGTTTTGATCTTGGATATCTACATTAGGCAGTTTCTCAAATAGGTACTGGAGATAGTTAAATGGATTAAGGCCATTTTCCTTGGCTGTTTCAACGATGCTGTATATCGTTGCACTGGCTTTGGCCCCTTTGGGGGTGTTGGCAAACAGCCAGTTTTTTCGTCCTATTACAAAGGGTTTAATCGAACGCTCACTGCGGTTATTGTCCAGTTCTAACCTTCCGTCTTGCAAGAAGGCCGTCAGTTTATCCCATTGGCTGAGGCAATAGCTAATAGCCTGACCAAAAGCACTTTTCGGCAATACTCTTGGCTTTTGGAATTTTAGCCATGCCAAAAAAGCCTCCAGTATTGGACGGCTGCGCTCTAACCGAGTTTTGTATCTTTCCTCCGGTGTAGCATCGTGTATTTCACGTTCGATGGCAAAGAGTTGGTTGCAGAACTCCAATCCCTCTTTAGTGGCTACCGCTGCGTTGCGCTTTTCCACGGGTAAAGCTTTAAGCGCTTCATCAAACTTACGCCTGGCATGGGCCCAACATCCAACTAAAGTGATGTCCGGCAGTCCGTTATAGCCTGCATAACCGTCGACGTGCAAATATCCCTTAAAACCTGATAAAAACCGGCAGGGATGCTTGCTCGCCCGGGTCGTCTGGTAATCATAGAGGACTATTGCCGGGCCTTCCCGTCCGGTACGGTAAAGCCATAGGTAAGACGTGCTTTCTGCCAGGCGGCCTGGTTCACGCAGTACTTGCAAGGTAGTTTCGTCAGAATGCAAGATATCTCGCTTCAGCAGATGCTCGTGCATCCTCTCGTAAAGGGGGTATAACCAGCGTTCCGCGCCCTGAACCATCCAGTTGGCCAAAGTCTGACGCGATAGTTCTATACCAAGACGGGACAGCTGCTGCTCCTGACGATATAGCGGCATGCCTTCCACATATTTTTGTGTCATAATGTAAGCCATGGCTGAGGGGGAAACTAAACTTCCCGACAATACAGGCGTAGGCATGGGGGCAATTACGATAGGCGTTTGAATGTTCTCCCGCTCACAGTGCCGGCAAGCGTAGACATAACGCACATGTTTGACTACATAAGCCTGGGCAGGGATGATCTTAAGCTCTTGCCTTACCTCTGTGCTCATTTCATGTAGCGCTCCACCGCAGCAGGAACACACCTGTTCTTCGGGAGGCAGGCGGTATTCGATGGTCTCTACCGGCAGGTTTTCCAACTGCGACTCACGGTGCCCTTGTTTCTTGCGACGACGATAGGTAATTTCCTCAATTGTGGGTTCTTTTAAAAACGGTTGAGCCTCCGCTTCCGCCTCGTTAAAAAGCTGCAGTTGATCTGGGTTAGTCTTCTCGCTGGAAGTGCCAAATTGTCGGTGCTGGCTTAGGTGGAACTGTTCCATAAACCAGTTTAGCTTGGCGGTAAGTTCTGCGTTTTGCTGCTCCAGTAAAGCGCATCTATTTTGAAGTTCTTCGATGGTTTTGGCTGTATTATTCATAAAGTTTTGATTCGACATAGGCCCTCTAAAAACCTTTAAAATCTAGACTTAAAGCCAAATAAAAAGGTTACAGCACTGTCCGTGCAGTAACCTTAGGGTGAGCCTGACGTTGCTGAAGGGGTAGGCCGTCGAGTAACCAGCGTAACTCCCGGCGAGTAATCGTTGTGACAGCGGCTGTACTGTTTTTCTCCGGCCACTGGAATTTTCCTTTCTCCAGCCGCCGGTAATGAAGCCAAAACCCATTATGCTCCCACTGGAGGATTTTAAGTTTATCACGTTTTCGGTTACAGAATACAAAAAGGGCAGGAGAGAAAGGATCTAGTGCAAATTCCTCCTTGACCAAAACAGCTAACCCATCAACGGACTTACGAAGGTCCGTGCTCCCGCAGGCCAGATAAACCCGTTCTAAGCTTGATTCACCTATCATTGTCAATTAACGCTTTCACAACGTCTACTAGTAATTTTGGATCAAACCCTGGCTTGACTTCTACAGCGACCTGGCCTACCCTTACTAACAAAGAAGTTTGAAAGCCTGCATCGCTAAGATCCAATGGTAGCCAAGATAATGTAGTCACAGTGGATGTCTGTTTCTCTTTTCTAAGTCAATATCTTAATTGATGGAGCTTTACGTTGTTGGCCACACACCATGCCGGTGCACTCTGGCCGCTCTCTTTAAATTCCTTTACCCTGGCTGCCCAAAAGTCTCGTAGTTCTTCTTTAGTCATGAAAAAATCCTCCTTTATCGACTCTATTTTGCTAAGAGTATCTCATAAAGAAGGATCACGGGCTAGGTGGGAGCTATTTGACGCTTACGGTACATTTGAAAAATCACTTTTATGCTCCAATGCTTCAATTAGACTATGCAAAGCTTTTTCTCCTTCATATACTACTAATGAATCGAAGATATTAAAAAAAGGATGATATGTCTCCCACTCTTTTGCTAACCTAGTTATAAAATTTCCCCCAAAAGTCACATGAATATTATTACTGCGCTTTTGATCTTTTATTAACTTTGCCAAAGTTAAAGCAGGTACTAGCTGAGAGCTACCTGTCACAGAAAATCCTATTAAATCGTAATCACATTTATTTAATACATTAAGAATTTTCTCTTCATAAAACTCAATAAAAGGATTGGCCTTTCTATCTTCTAAAGCTTTTAATATTTGTTTAGTGGAGGTTTTTGAATATTTAAATTCAACCTTGTTGAAATCTAGAGATAGTCCTTCGTAAGCAGCTTCAACTAAATATAAAGCATCAATTAATGTATTTTTTGCTTTCTCTCTTTCCTTTGGTTTGAAAAATTCCTGACTTCGAATAATCCTTTTTGCATCATCAATGTTTGAAATTACTGGTTTCAAAAGTAATGCTTTTGCTAACTTTTGATAGAGTTGTTTATCATAACTACCTAAATTTTTTTGAAGATTTAATTGACTAAAACGATTCAAACATTCTTTATAAATTCTATTTAAAAATTCTGGGGATAGAGTATAATCATAATATTCAGCGTTTAAATCAGTAATCTCGATTTCGATATCGTTATGTTCTAAATAACCTTTTAAAGCTGGTAAAGCTAAATATGGGGCAAATGGTACCCATCCGGGTGGAAAAATTAATAATGTTTTAATTGGCACACAGAACCCTCCTTAATTCTTTTAGGAATTCAAAGTACTCTAAAAAATCTATTTTAAACTCTTTGTTATTTATTCACAGAAAAATTGTTCTAGTTGAATCCCCCAATGAATTCAGTAAATAATAAAAATACACTAATAAAGAACGGTATTAAACCCAAACTTAAAATTGTCAAAGTTAATCCTATTTTAGCAACCATTAGTGCAGAAAATGTCATAGATATTATAATAAAAAAAGAAGTGAGCGCCTGACTTAAGGAAAGAGTATTCATGGTCTTTTCTTTTTCAGAATATTCTTGAATAAATGTAAGTATAGAATTTTCTTGCAACCCATTGCCGACTCCTACTAAAAAAATGGCCATCAATGATAAAATCAAATACTCTGATAACCCAAATAATATTAATGACAGAGCAGCGCTTAATGTTGCTACGGCATAAATTAAATAGTTAGATATATATTTGTTTAAAAATGGTGAAATAATATTTCCTATTAATAACCCCCCCCTAAAAAAGACATAATATATCCATAAACAATATCCGGGGACCTAAAAATATCTTTGGATACAATTGGAAATAAGGCATTAAGAGATCCAAAAGCCAAACTACCTAATGCATCACTAAATATTAAGTTGCCTAACCTTTTTTTGTATATAACATCTTTAAATAAACTAAATTTAAATACTAAATCCCTTGTTTGTTTTTGGTCTTTTTCTTTTTCTTTTCCTTTTCGAATATCAATTTTACTACTTTCTATAGTGATCTTAGATAATGCAAACATAGAAAATATAAATGTAACAGAATTAAATATTAATGCACCTTCTTTTCCTATATAATTATAGACAACGCCACCAAATATTGGCCCAACTAGCATAAATAATTTATTAATCGACCCAATATAACTATTAGCCTCTGAGAGTTGGTGTTTATCAACAATAAGTGAAACTAATGAATATTTACCAGGGTTAAAAATAGCTGTTCCTATATAGTTAAT
This region of Zhaonella formicivorans genomic DNA includes:
- the tnpC gene encoding IS66 family transposase; protein product: MSNQNFMNNTAKTIEELQNRCALLEQQNAELTAKLNWFMEQFHLSQHRQFGTSSEKTNPDQLQLFNEAEAEAQPFLKEPTIEEITYRRRKKQGHRESQLENLPVETIEYRLPPEEQVCSCCGGALHEMSTEVRQELKIIPAQAYVVKHVRYVYACRHCERENIQTPIVIAPMPTPVLSGSLVSPSAMAYIMTQKYVEGMPLYRQEQQLSRLGIELSRQTLANWMVQGAERWLYPLYERMHEHLLKRDILHSDETTLQVLREPGRLAESTSYLWLYRTGREGPAIVLYDYQTTRASKHPCRFLSGFKGYLHVDGYAGYNGLPDITLVGCWAHARRKFDEALKALPVEKRNAAVATKEGLEFCNQLFAIEREIHDATPEERYKTRLERSRPILEAFLAWLKFQKPRVLPKSAFGQAISYCLSQWDKLTAFLQDGRLELDNNRSERSIKPFVIGRKNWLFANTPKGAKASATIYSIVETAKENGLNPFNYLQYLFEKLPNVDIQDQNALDELLPWSSTLPSGCRIQK
- the tnpB gene encoding IS66 family insertion sequence element accessory protein TnpB (TnpB, as the term is used for proteins encoded by IS66 family insertion elements, is considered an accessory protein, since TnpC, encoded by a neighboring gene, is a DDE family transposase.), with the translated sequence MIGESSLERVYLACGSTDLRKSVDGLAVLVKEEFALDPFSPALFVFCNRKRDKLKILQWEHNGFWLHYRRLEKGKFQWPEKNSTAAVTTITRRELRWLLDGLPLQQRQAHPKVTARTVL
- a CDS encoding MFS transporter; this encodes MKTFNFFKKSDLEWLIIGETVSVLGDWASYVVIPIILYDLTNDPISVGVLMICRFLPSILLPFLINQIISKFNVLKIMIFCDFLRSVSTMGFIFATEPLQFYMLTVINYIGTAIFNPGKYSLVSLIVDKHQLSEANSYIGSINKLFMLVGPIFGGVVYNYIGKEGALIFNSVTFIFSMFALSKITIESSKIDIRKGKEKEKDQKQTRDLVFKFSLFKDVIYKKRLGNLIFSDALGSLAFGSLNALFPIVSKDIFRSPDIVYGYIMSFLGGGY
- the tnpA gene encoding IS66 family insertion sequence element accessory protein TnpA, which gives rise to MTKEELRDFWAARVKEFKESGQSAPAWCVANNVKLHQLRY